GGCGATCGACCTCGTGGTCCTCGGGGCGAAGGGGAAGTCCGCGTTCAAGACGGCGCTCCTCGGGAGCGTGACGGAGGCCGTGCTCCGGTCGGGGACCGCGCCCGTGCTCGTCGTCGACGGCGCGTGACGCGGCTCCGGAGCGCGGTCAGGCGTCGAAGGGGCGGGGGCAGCGCTCGGCCCGTCGAACCTCGTCGGGCTTGTCGAGTTCGGCGTACCGCCGCCCGAGCGCCTCGGGGGACGCGAAGACGGGGACCGAATCGATCAGCGCGCGGCCGTCGGCGGTGAGGCGGTAGAAGACGTAGGGAAGCCCCTCGCGGCGCTCGCCGGGCGGGAGTTCGCCGCGCTCGATCAGGCCGGCCTCCTCCAGCCGCGAGAGCTGTCGGTACAGCGTCGCCGGGTCGAGGGCGGAGGTCCAGCGCAGTTCCGCCTTGGAGGGCGCGCGGTGCGGGTGGGCGACGATGGCCTCGAGCAGCCGGAACCGCCGTTCCTCCATCGCGACCTCCAGCCGGGCGCGCCGTCGGTCGGTCTCGGCGCTCAGCGCGGAGAACGACTCGCGAGAGAGACCCCTCTGCGGGGCTTCGGTCGAAGACATGGACCGGCCTACGGAAGGGGGGTAGTTAATCGCTGCTACTCGGTTCCGCCCCGTCACGCCGGCACGCGGTACGTGTTCCGCGGCCGCACGGCT
The Halomarina pelagica DNA segment above includes these coding regions:
- a CDS encoding MarR family transcriptional regulator — its product is MSSTEAPQRGLSRESFSALSAETDRRRARLEVAMEERRFRLLEAIVAHPHRAPSKAELRWTSALDPATLYRQLSRLEEAGLIERGELPPGERREGLPYVFYRLTADGRALIDSVPVFASPEALGRRYAELDKPDEVRRAERCPRPFDA